AGCATACAGTAAAATACACAGTGATGTCAAATTCTTAAGAAATATCAATTGATTTATATTGATAACATGATATATTCCCCCCAAATAGTTTAGGAAATGAGAGGACATGATTAAACATTGGAATCATTACGTATACCGTAATTACACACTAATTAGGTATCTAAATGACCACAAGGTTTCCATCTATTCATTGATTAGGAAATGCTACTGGGAAGTTTCACAGATTGGGAGACAAGACTTGACCAATGTAAAACAGGACTTTACATCGACACCATGTCCAAGACTCCATTTCAAAACGACAATCTTTCTTGCACTTTTGTCAAactcattcaaatcaaatcaaatcaacaaaACGATTCTCACTCTTCTAAAGTTCCCCCCCAACAATACAAAGTGCAAGTCAATGATTTCAATTCACAAACCCCACTaatcaaccaccaccaccaccaccactacttcACAACGATACCCCCGACAAGGCATGAGAGGAATCCGTCTGGCCAGTGGCCAGGTTGGCCAGGTATGCCAGGTCGGCCAGGTCTTAAGCAGGTGTAGTTGATGCATAATGATTCTGTAGCACCTGTTGTTATCAAATGTTCTTCTGACATCTGAATAAATGACAAAATCGTCAAATAAGGCTGTCGTTGATTGACACCTGTGCATCCtcattggcaccctattccctatatagtgcactgcttttgatcagaaccctatgagccctggtcaaaagtagtgcactatatagggcatagggtgccgtTTTAGGGCGTATCCCTGTCCTGGCCCTCAAAATTCTTCCTTCAGCATCAATCACTCATGTGCCTTCCACACTCCAGTGGGGATAAAATAAAATCCAGGCCGTTTTAGGTCGAGGTAGTGACGGCCAGGGTGAGATCCAAGCCGGGCCTATGACTGCGTGGTAACGGCCAGGGTGTTAACGTATCCATGGGGACACATATCGTTCTCTGAGACACAGTGAGAGAACTGCGCCGGGTTGCGTCCCTCACCGAACCTCCTGACTCCCCGCACTGTGAAACACTGTTCTATCAGCTCCAGACACTTACAGGCCAAGAAGAACATATTCTTGAACATGAACACTGAGACGGGCATCTTGTGAACATACACCTGGAAGCACCGCACCACCAGAAGTGGAGCGTTGATCAACACACCGGTCAGGAACCTAGCCCAGACCCAGCGACAGCGCATCTCGGAGGCGGTCAACTCGTACAACCACACCACCGGGACGCCCAGGGCGATGAAATACACCGAGATGACCGTGTATTTTAAATAGACCGTCGGTATCTCGTTCCTCAGAAGCAACTCCACCAGGGTAAAGCAGTCTACGAGGTCCAGACAGGTGGTCATGAAGCAGCTTTGGGACCGGTGGCGCGTAGCTCCGTTCTGGTCATCGGTGATAGAATTGATGAGACAGTAGAGTAACGGGACCGAGAGCAACATGATAATCTTAAATCCGGTTACACCGAACGGAACTTTGAGGGCGATGAGATCTAATATCGAAGTCTCTAGAATGAGGACTATTTTAGGGGTGCAGGCGATCACGTAGATTAACCAGGCCAGGTAGGCGTAGGTAAACTCGCCGAGGTTACAGCCGAATATAGAGTTCTTTTGGTGGAACCCACACGCCCGCTCTCTCTTGCTCCTGGCGTTCTTCATGAAGAAGATCCCCCAGCCAGAAATCACCACCAGATCCGTGGCGATCCACGAGCACCAGTACAGATCCGTGAAGATAATGAGGTAGAAATCTAGAATGCCTCCTTGGAATATCAGAATGAGGAAACACAGAATCTTGTAGAGAACGTTTCTCTTGGACCTCTGGCCGAACAGGGGAGCGGTCTGCATGAATTCCTCAGAGGTCATGATATAGCCGTTTGTAATAGCGGAGGATACCAGCGGCTTGATGGAGCTCTCGTCTGGGTTGATACTCCCCGCGGACGTATGTGTGTCCCTCCTGTACGAGGCGCTACGTATGAACAGCTGTCCGACGCCGTAGTCCGGGGCGGATGAAACCGGTGAGTCCGGGCAGATCACAGCTGCTTGGGGATAGGGATAG
This genomic window from Salvelinus namaycush isolate Seneca unplaced genomic scaffold, SaNama_1.0 Scaffold1315, whole genome shotgun sequence contains:
- the tmem121b gene encoding transmembrane protein 121B, with the protein product MIAEIGAADNPKASYPYPQAAVICPDSPVSSAPDYGVGQLFIRSASYRRDTHTSAGSINPDESSIKPLVSSAITNGYIMTSEEFMQTAPLFGQRSKRNVLYKILCFLILIFQGGILDFYLIIFTDLYWCSWIATDLVVISGWGIFFMKNARSKRERACGFHQKNSIFGCNLGEFTYAYLAWLIYVIACTPKIVLILETSILDLIALKVPFGVTGFKIIMLLSVPLLYCLINSITDDQNGATRHRSQSCFMTTCLDLVDCFTLVELLLRNEIPTVYLKYTVISVYFIALGVPVVWLYELTASEMRCRWVWARFLTGVLINAPLLVVRCFQVYVHKMPVSVFMFKNMFFLACKCLELIEQCFTVRGVRRFGEGRNPAQFSHCVSENDMCPHGYVNTLAVTTQS